One Gopherus flavomarginatus isolate rGopFla2 chromosome 13, rGopFla2.mat.asm, whole genome shotgun sequence DNA window includes the following coding sequences:
- the LOC127033638 gene encoding protein phosphatase 1G-like, with the protein MGGSLAKPHTVKSSGDGARAGPRPLHFGYSAMQGWLGSMEDAHSCVPDLDSETALFSVYDGHGGAEVALYCAKYLPEIIKEQKAYKEGKLQKALEDAFLAIDAKLTTEEAIKELAQIAGRPQDFHEEKEKVADEDDVDNEEAALRHEEATMTIEEPLTRYGQKCIKNLRNKPLAPSGEMGQEHGGEECSDDEDGHSSEKAKNEEDEGDTEEIEEDEGDTEEIEEDEDEEEKIMLPRMERKKEPGSNSGTTAVVALIRGKQLIVANAGDSRCVVSEGGKAVDMSHDHKPEDELELARINNAGGKVTMDGRVNGRLSLSRAIGDHFYKRNKNLPPEEQMISALPDIKVLTINEEHDFMVIACDGIWNVMSSQEVVDFIQAKISQKDENGDLRPLSSIVEELLDQCLAPQASGDGIGCDNMTCIIICFNPRSTQAHTDSGKRKLAAAEAQAAAEENGSDSSKKAKQD; encoded by the exons GATGCGCACAGCTGTGTTCCAGACTTAGACAGTGAGACGGCCCTGTTCTCTGTCTACGATGGACACGGAG GGGCAGAGGTTGCTCTGTATTGTGCCAAGTATCTCCCGGAGATAATCAAGGAGCAGAAGGCGTACAAGGAAGGCAAACTACAGAAG GCCCTGGAGGATGCCTTCCTGGCCATCGATGCCAAGCTGACCACAGAGGAGGCGATTAAGGAGCTCGCTCAGATTGCTGGGCGGCCCCAGGATTTCcatgaggagaaagagaaagtaGCTGATGAAGATGATG TTGACAACGAGGAAGCTGCTCTTCGGCATGAAGAAGCCACAATGACCATAGAGGAGCCGCTGACCCGCTATGGACAGAAGTGCATCAAGAACCTCAGAAACAAGCCACTCGCTCCGTCCGGGGAGATGGGCCAGGAGCATGGCGGAGAG GAGTGCAGTGACGATGAGGATGGCCACAGCAGTGAGAAGGCAAAGAATGAAGAGGATGAAGGTGACACAGAAGAGATTGAAGAGGATGAAGGTGACACAGAAGAGATTGAAGAGGATGAGGACGAAGAGGAAAAGATAATGTTACCACGCATGGAGCGGAAAAAGGAG CCTGGCTCTAACAGCGGGACGACTGCCGTGGTAGCCCTTATCCGCGGGAAACAGCTGATCGTAGCCAATGCTGGAGACTCTCGCTGTGTGGTGTCAGAGGGTGGAAAAGCTGTAGACATGTCCCATGACCACAAGCCGGaggatgagctggagctggcaagGATAAACAACGCCGGCGGCAAGGTCACCATGGATGGGAGAGTGAACGGGCGTCTCAGCCTTTCCAGGGCAATCG GCGACCACTTCTACAAACGGAACAAGAATCTGCCCCCGGAAGAGCAGATGATCTCGGCCTTACCCGACATCAAGGTGCTGACAATAAATGAGGAACATGACTTCATGGTTATCGCATGTGACGGAATCTG GAATGTGATGAGCAGCCAGGAAGTGGTGGATTTCATCCAGGCCAAGATCAGCCAGAAGGATGAGAACGGGGACCTGAGGCCTCTCTCTTCCATAGTAGAAGAG CTCCTGGATCAGTGCTTGGCTCCCCAGGCCTCAGGGGACGGCATCGGCTGTGATAACATGACCTGCATCATTATCTGCTTCAACCCACGCTCCACGCAAGCCCACACCGACAGTGGCAAACGGAAACTGGCAGCGGCAGAGGCCCAGGCAGCAGCGGAGGAGAACGGCAGTGACAGCAGCAAGAAGGCCAAGCAGGACTAG